From Cuculus canorus isolate bCucCan1 chromosome 7, bCucCan1.pri, whole genome shotgun sequence, one genomic window encodes:
- the C7H10orf71 gene encoding cardiac-enriched FHL2-interacting protein has product MQGNKKHTEGHSDSSSIGSLLDDTDREVSSLTDRAFKSLCVAELEDSYSETDLAISPDFALQFSAKFNPDTLNHAIKKSNVYNKLTARNNEQTVWASTFQQLPKNAPEEQRIAKNDTFAMEKKKLTLPVTGPRNNKHVSKVSSLIKTFDKSADQGSRGSLIAIKQPIKNSLQKCRLNHGNDMACWDDREILSIHKEPPEVSKASQGSHCLSGKQEPQKRLIDLSYCGSDGCYPVLIEMSKVAKSNFSRSSKKALKNRSVKVNEPAKKGNFLHSENSAFESWNVHHKKMAEKEEFFDIKMKKEGLTYLQEAPFIKESHTHEHKLPSVKTTVAKKQEKEFEMKPTPPEATFSIPLPAVYVPQSPLPSETKFAAALPPAPPPRIHAHHGPPRPPPVPQALLPPLTQQGRPPTPPTLEAPPVPPPPVPAQLSPPAMSQASISPQSGSYRMTSPSPTCQAPSPPPRPLATLPEEEALNPPTCPPWRKQRTIKGAAERRQTLKATFTASDETCSLSEKVTGAKTSLDETPQPKQVSSPGSISPSFNITELLTPIIPAKQEVDAVGSELIPLTPPPTESTALRDHEESTFGDYRSRDSYKSKVSSLLFNLKDVRKRVKSIYTPSPLLRALEEKNKTRENIQESTKMNASLLTLQEKSDKNITEKDELGDITSILSDRVYEKDNKTELPGHFTDNCLTLSSPQTTADPLIYQTEEKLQQDDSKHKDLVKNTRDNEKLLLFRHDLDDLDLRKYLQHPTLKPFSKDNADTTAGQLVQSHSVQGEENESRVAIQNEKIVFKTLPNQLSPAENVPYGDTQTNMVVPGYEAQGKRSTSSSEQSFVSTVEQPLQEESFPPVPLMQKACLQESQRTESDVGADSKESNKESGREVGEDEPQYYAGSGAAEKREGNITGDIQRSLMKEKLKGEKSEEANSMDSASDGIRDMSVPKSEEPQTPPSSSSTKPSLFMIKDNTFRSPQVIRAVKLPLFRSFSLDDTVSSSYKEMECRFMPPPACNEKHRNMSHAQEVDCSASRRRGQQNVRDGATDRGKEASEAGSASATLDPSPLEDTESFSEGKVMEEDEETRALLNKIGKMNEESVCRRKEKLQTRKARHSLTQSNISLGNDQAHNNPSYPTEIKTNYFKNHHLSNRRGGSCAKKIITRETISPVTGSISEDHTYSPVSHEALEDIIHTEGAPVLSDSLACSAVTSPRSGSTMHSLAVSSSSDKLTMSGFRGTENVINPALLNVALKSQANVAAEEILDSAEKNLLSYCIGEAEKLESKGLGERAAGKPPAVPPKTEKALRRAKKLASRRKKMQEQQQKHETEHTDSVGKKSSHSGQTLASPSPLRYSPLHPAPHSTFTETSTAKPSGVSAVSPSLSSTQRKLLQDPDSGQYYVVDLPAEVNLKTFYDPETGKYVQVSVPSTEGNLHQPPPPEIMNSPYASYPRVLPLPASSVEVLKSPSQLSEPTWLMPAVPGEAVKTPEDGLQDYRYAEAVDTQPCIEPASYPYSQDAEETQVHLGKDMNPTSNTGIVPLTHLDDFAAEGVS; this is encoded by the coding sequence ATGCAGGGAAATAAGAAACATACAGAAGGACACAGTGACTCCTCAAGTATTGGGAGTCTCCTGGACGACACAGACAGAGAGGTAAGCAGCCTCACAGACCGAGCTTTCAAAAGTTTATGTGTGGCAGAACTCGAAGATTCTTACAGTGAAACAGATCTTGCCATTTCACCTGACTTCGCCCTACAGTTCTCTGCTAAATTTAACCCAGATACATTAAACCATGCCATCAAGAAAAGCAATGTCTATAACAAGCTAACAGCAAGAAATAATGAACAGACAGTATGGGCTTCCACATTCCAGCAGTTACCAAAGAATGCTCCAGAGGAGCAAAGGATAGCTAAAAATGACACCTTTgccatggaaaagaaaaagctgactTTGCCAGTCACTGGTCCAAGGAACAATAAACATGTTTCAAAAGTGTCCTCGTTGATTAAGACATTTGATAAGAGTGCAGACCAAGGGTCACGAGGTTCCCTGATAGCCATCAAGCAGCCTATTAAGAATAGCCTTCAAAAATGTAGATTAAATCATGGAAATGATATGGCTTGCTGGGATGACAGAGAAATTTTAAGCATCCACAAGGAACCTCCTGAAGTTTCCAAAGCTAGTCAAGGTAGCCACTGTCTCAGTGGCAAACAGGAGCCACAGAAAAGACTTATTGACCTGAGTTACTGTGGCTCTGATGGTTGTTATCCTGTGCTGATTGAGATGTCAAAAGTAGCCAAGTCAAATTTTTCCCGTTCCTctaaaaaggctttaaaaaacagaagtgtgAAAGTTAATGAGCCAgcaaaaaaaggtaattttcttcacagtgagaacAGTGCttttgaatcatggaatgttcatcacaaaaaaatggcagaaaaggaggaattttttgatataaaaatgaaaaaggaaggacTTACATACCTGCAAGAAGCACCGTTTATTAAAGAATCACACACACATGAACATAAATTGCCATCTGTCAAGACCACTGTTGCtaagaagcaggagaaagagtTTGAGATGAAGCCTACTCCACCAGAAGCTACTTTCAGCATCCCTCTCCCAGCTGTATATGTGCCTCAGAGCCCTCTCCCTTCAGAAACCaaatttgctgctgctcttcctcccgCACCCCCACCTCGGATCCATGCACACCACGGTCCCCCTCGGCCACCTCCTGTCCCACAGGCACTTCTTCCACCCCTCACCCAGCAGGGCCGTCCCCCAACACCCCCTACCCTTGAAGCTCCTCCTGTGCCACCACCTCCGGTGCCAGCTCAACTTTCCCCACCTGCAATGTCCCAAGCCTCCATCTCACCCCAGTCTGGGTCCTACAGGATGACTTCACCCTCACCCACGTGCCAGGCACCCAGCCCGCCTCCAAGACCCCTCGCCACCTTACCTGAAGAGGAGGCCCTCAATCCCCCAACCTGTCCACCCTGGAGGAAACAGAGAACTATAAAAggggcagcagagaggagacagACTTTAAAGGCGACATTCACAGCCAGTGACGAGACATGCTCATTGTCTGAAAAGGTGACTGGTGCCAAAACTAGTCTGGATGAGACTCCTCAGCCTAAACAGGTAAGCTCCCCTGGATCCATTAGTCCCTCTTTCAACATCACGGAACTCTTAACACCCATCATACCAGCAAAACAGGAGGTGGATGCTGTTGGAAGTGAGCTGATCCCACTGACACCTCCTCCCACTGAGAGTACAGCATTAAGAGACCATGAGGAGAGCACATTTGGTGATTACAGGTCTCGGGATAGTTATAAATCAAAAGTATCGAGCCTGTTATTCAACTTGAAGGATGTCCGTAAACGTGTTAAAAGCATTTATACCCCTTCTCCCCTGTTAAGGGCcttggaggagaaaaataaaaccagggaAAATATACAGGAGAGTACGAAAATGAATGCCTCGCTCTTGACTTTACaagaaaaaagtgacaaaaatattacagaaaaagatgaaTTGGGTGATATAACCTCCATATTGTCTGACAGAGTTTATGAAAAGGACAATAAAACTGAGTTACCTGGACACTTTACAGACAATTGCCTGACTTTGAGTTCACCTCAGACAACAGCAGACCCTTTAATTTaccaaactgaagaaaaattgcaGCAAGATGATTCAAAACACAAAGATTTGGTTAAAAACACAAGGGATAATGAAAAGCTCCTCTTGTTCAGACATGACTTAGATGACcttgatttaagaaaatatctgCAGCATCCAACACTGAAGCCATTCAGTAAAGACAATGCAGATACAACGGCTGGGCAGCTTGTGCAAAGCCACAGTGTCCAGGGTGAGGAAAATGAGAGCCGGGTTGctattcagaatgaaaaaattgTCTTCAAAACACTCCCAAACCAACTCTCACCAGCAGAGAATGTGCCTTATGGTGATACTCAAACCAATATGGTGGTACCTGGCTATGAAGCGCAAGGCAAAAGAAGCACTAGTTCCTCAGAGCAATCTTTTGTCTCTACAGTAGAGCAGCCACTTCAGGAGGAGTCATTTCCACCAGTTCCCTTGATGCAGAAGGCATGCCTTCAAGAAAGCCAGAGGACTGAGAGTGATGTGGGTGCAGACAGTAAGGAAAGCAACAAGGAGAGTGGAAGAGAGGTTGGGGAAGATGAACCGCAATATTATGCTGGTAGTGGtgcagcagagaagagggaggggaatATTACTGGGGATATACAGAGGAGCTTGATGAAAGAGAAActaaagggagagaaaagtgAAGAGGCCAACAGCATGGATTCTGCTTCTGATGGTATAAGGGACATGTCTGTCCCCAAGTCTGAGGAACCACAAACACCACCATCTTCAAGCTCAACCAAACCCAGTCTGTTTATGATTAAAGATAATACATTCAGGTCACCTCAGGTAATAAGGGCTGTCAAGCTGCCCCTGTTCAGGTCCTTTTCCCTGGATGATACAGTGAGCAGCAGCTACAAAGAAATGGAATGTAGGTTTATGCCGCCACCAGCGTGCAACGAGAAGCACCGAAACATGTCGCATGCCCAGGAGGTAGACTGCTCAGCATCAAGGCGCAGAGGGCAGCAGAACGTGAGAGATGGAGCAACTGACAGAGGGAAAGAGGCCAGTGAGGCTGGGTCCGCTTCAGCAACACTGGATCCCAGTCCTCTGGAAGATACAGAGAGCTTTTCAGAAGGGAAGGTGatggaagaagatgaagaaactCGTgctttgttaaataaaattggGAAAATGAATGAGGAAAGTgtctgcagaaggaaagagaagctcCAGACTAGGAAGGCAAGGCACAGTTTAACACAGTCAAATATAAGTCTGGGAAATGACCAAGCACATAACAACCCCAGCTATCCCACAGAAATAAAGACCAATTACTTTAAGAATCATCATTTATCTAATCGCAGAGGTGGCTcttgtgcaaaaaaaataatcacaaggGAGACAATTTCCCCTGTGACTGGCTCCATATCAGAGGACCATACGTATTCTCCTGTATCCCACGAAGCCTTAGAGGACATCATACATACAGAAGGTGCACCAGTTTTGTCAGACAGTCTTGCATGCTCTGCTGTTACAAGCCCCAGGTCAGGCAGTACCATGCACTCTCTTGCTGTCAGTTCTTCTTCAGACAAACTAACAATGTCTGGCTTTAGAGGGACAGAGAATGTAATAAACCCTGCCTTGCTGAACGTAGCACTAAAGAGCCAAGCCAATGTGGCTGCAGAAGAGATACTTGATTCTGCGGAGAAGAACCTACTTTCCTATTGTATAGGGGAAGCTGAGAAACTAGAGTCCAAGGGACTTGGGGAGAGAGCAGCAGGCAAGCCTCCCGCTGTGCCACcaaaaacagaaaaggctttGCGGCGGGCCAAAAAGCTGGcaagcaggaggaagaaaatgcaagagcagcagcaaaagcatgAGACTGAGCATACAGATTCTGTAGGGAAAAAGTCTTCTCATTCTGGACAGACACTAGCATCTCCCTCACCCTTGCGAtattctcctctccatcctgcCCCTCACTCAACTTTCACAGAAACCAGTACAGCAAAACCCAGTGGAGTGTCAGCAGTAAGCCCCTCCCTCTCTTCAACCCAGCGTAAACTCCTCCAAGACCCTGACTCTGGCCAATACTATGTAGTTGATTTACCAGCTGAAGttaatttaaagacattttatgatccagaaactggaaaatatgTTCAAGTCTCAGTCCCTTCCACAGAAGGGAACTTGCACCAGCCTCCACCTCCAGAAATTATGAATTCTCCCTATGCCTCCTACCCTAGAGTGTTGCCTTTACCAGCTTCATCTGTAGAAGTGCTGAAGTCACCTTCTCAGCTCTCTGAACCTACCTGGTTAATGCCAGCTGTACCAGGAGAAGCAGTGAAAACACCTGAAGATGGCCTGCAGGACTACAGATATGCTGAAGCTGTGGATACCCAGCCCTGTATTGAACCAGCCTCTTACCCCTACAGTCAAGATGCTGAAGAAACTCAAGTTCACTTAGGAAAGGACATGAACCCAACCTCAAATACTGGCATAGTGCCGCTCACCCACTTAGatgattttgctgctgaaggagTATCTTGA